TCGCCTCCACGCTCGACCCCGTCACCGGCGTGCGCATCTCGCAACAGATCGGCGCACAAAAATCCCGCGGCGTCGAAGCCGCGCTCGCATGGTCGCCCGCGCCCGGCTGGCGCCTCGAAGGCAACGCCGCGTGGACCGACGCCTGGTATGGCTCCTTCGCCGAAAATCTCGGCACCGGCGTCATCGACCGCACCGGCAACACGCCGTCGAACATCCCGAAGTGGGTCCTCGGCTTCTTCGCCACGAAGCGCTTCGCGAACGGCTTCGCGCTCAACGCCGCCGTCCGCCACGTCAGCGATCGCTTCGCCAACAACAACAACTCCGTCGTCGCCGCCGGCTATACCACGGTCGACGCCGGCGTGAGTTACACCTGGCGCCGCTTCGTCTTCAACCTGCGCGGCCGCAACCTCACCGACGCCGAATACGAACCCGTTGCCGGCACCACGATGCGCCGCCTCGCCGACCCGATCAGCGCCGAATTCTCGACCCGCGTGACCTTCTAGCCCATTGCAGGACAGGAGGGACGACGTGTGCCGTCCTCGCGTCCGCCTCGTCCCTCCGCCGTCCGTCCTTCGCCTTCCATGATCACGACCGCCCTCCGCTCCCTCCCCGTCCTGACGCTCCTCGCGGCTCCGCTCTCCGCCCACGAATTCTGGCTGCGCCCCGCGACGCACTTTGCCGCGCCGGACGACACCGTCGAATTCGCCTTGCGCGTCGGCATGGATTTCCAAGGCGAACCACGCCCCTTCACCTGCGAGCTCGTCACCGCATTCAACCACTTCACCGCCTCGGGCCGCAGCGACGAATACTCGCGCGTGCCCGCCACCGCCGTCGAGCCGAGCACACTGTCCCTTCCCCTTGCCGGCTCCGGCACGCACCTGCTCGCCGTCGATACCATCGCCAAGTCCATCACGCTCGAAGCGGAAAAGTTCAACGACTACCTGCGCGAAGACGGTCTCGATCGCGTCCTCCGCCTCCGCGCCGAGCGCGGCCAGGAAAAATCCCCCGGCCGCGAACTCTACCGCCGCTGCGTCAAAACTCTCGTGCGCGTCGGCGAGTCGTCCGACACCACTTATGCCACCCGCACCGGCCAGCGCCTCGAAATCGTCCCGCGCGCCGATCCGTTCGCCACGCGCCCGGGCGGCTCGCTCGGCTTCACCGTGTTCTTCGACGACCAGCCGCTCGCCGGCGCCCTCGTCCGCGCGTGGCATCGCCAAGGTGACAAACTCACCGAGCTTCCCGCCCGCACCGCCGCCGACGGCACAGTCGCGTTCACGCTCCCATTCGCCGGCGACTGGATGATCAGCGTCGTGCACATGGTCCCACTCGCCGACGCCCCGGGATACGACTGGCAAAGTTACTGGGGCAATCTCACCTTCGCCATTCCCACGCCATGAAACGGAACCTCCACGCCGCCCTGCTCAGCCTCAGCCTCGCGCTCTGCGCGCACACCGCCGCCGCCGTGCGCGAATTTCCCTCGCCCGCGCCCGCCGACACCCAGGAGTCCTCGCTCTACACCGGCACCGACGGCACGACCTACCTCACCTACGCCGGCCCCGGCACCGCCGCCGGCGAGCGCGCCTTGTGGCTCGCGACGCTCGCGCCCGGCGCCGCGACATGGAGCGCCCCGCGCCCGATCGTCAGCACGAAGCTGCTCATGGAAAACTGGGCCGACTTCGCCTCTCTCACCGTCGGCACCGACGGCCAGCTCTGGGCCCAGTGGTTTCAAAAACCCGCGGACGAAGACGCCCACGGTTACGATGGCTGGTGTGCCCGCTCCACCGACGGCGGCGCCACCTGGACCAAGCCCGCCGCACTCGGACACGAATTCGTCAGCCTCGCCCCGCTCAGCGAAGGCCGCGTCATGGCCGTCTGGCTCGAAAGCGCCCGCGTCCGCGATCCAAACGCACCGCGGGTGAAACGCGATCCGAACGCTGCTCGCCCCGCCAAGGACCCCAACGCGCCTTACGCCCCCGCGATGCGCCTCAAAGCCCGCCTGCTCGCGCCCGACGGCTCGACGCTGCAGGATTGGGTCGTCGATCCCGACACCTGCACCTGCTGCCAGACCTCGCTCGCCCACCTCGGCGGCGACCGCCTCATCCTCGCCTATCGCGGGCACACGCCCGACGAGATCCGCGACAACCAAATCGTCTTCTTCAACCAAAACATCTGGGGCCCGCCGCGCCCGCTCCATACCGACGGCTGGAAAATCCCCGCCTGCCCCGTCAACGGCCCCGCCGCCGACGCGCGCGGCGAGTCGCTCGCCATCGCGTGGTTCACTGCCGCCGACGGCGTCGCCCGCGTGCAAGCCAAGGTCTCCTGCGACGGCGGCGTCACCTTCGGCCCCGCGCTCGCGATTGATCTCGGCCGCCCCATCGGCCGCATCGACCTCGTGAAACTCGCCGACAACTCCTCGCTCGTCTCGTGGCTCGAAGCCGCGTCGAAGGGCAACGACGCCGGCCTCTACGTCCGCCGCATTTTCCCCGACGGCTCGCTCTCCGCCCCGCAACTCGTCGCCGCGACGTCCTCGGTCCGCGCCAGCGGTTTCGCCCGCCTCGCCGCGCGCCGCGACGGCGACGGCCTCACCGCTGTCATCAGCTGGACCGACGCCGTGCCGAAGGACGCCGCGAATCCGAAATCCCCCGCCGCCACGCAAGTCCACACCGCGCTGATCGACGCCGCCGCGCTGAAGCCCGCTCCCGCCGCAACCACGAGCGCCGCCCGCCCGCGCGCCATCGTGCGCGGCGACGAACTCGCGCTCCTTGAGCTTTGCGAACCCACCGCGCCCACTCATTCTTCCCTCAACGATTCACCATGAAACTCCGCTCGCTCCTGCTCGCCCTCTTCTCATTCCTGCCCGCCGCGCTCTTCGCCGCCGATTCAGCGAAGAACTGCGGCTGCGCTTGCTGCAAAGGCAAGGAAGTCTGCTGCTGCCACGCCGACGAAGAAAAGTCCGCCCCCGTCGCCGACGCAGCGCCGGCCCCGCAGCTGCATCCGCTCAAGGGCCTCGTCGTCGAAGTCCTCGCCGACAAGTCCGCGCTCGTCGTGAAACACGAGGAAGTCCCCGGCGTGATGCACGCGATGACGATGATGTTCCGCGTCGAAGCCGAGACACTCGCCCGCGTGAAAAAGGGCGACGCCATCACCGCGCAGATGGGCCGCGATGCAGAGAAAAAGTGGATCCTGCGCGACGTGAAGGTCGTCGCGCCCTGAGGCGTCCGCCTCTCCCTTCACGCGTTCCCTGAAGGGCCGGACTCGCAGGCAAGTTTCCGCGCGCCGCACAGGCTCGGACGCACGTCGATCTCCGCCACCTATCGTCCCCGCCGCACGGCGGCGCCTTTTTTCGCGGCCCCGCACCTGTCCTTATTCCCGCCCGGGTCTTCGCGTGTCGCTCGATCGCGACCCGCGGCCGACGCAGCAGCGAAACCGCGAAGGACGCGAACCCGGCATCGCCGGCGCGCGAAGCGGCTATCCCTATCGGCGGCACGGTGCCACTCGGCCCGGCGAACAACGAGCGCGCGCAAGCACGCTGCCTAAAGCGGAGCCCGGTTCCGAGGCGCGAAACACCGCCTCGTCCATCGCACGACCATCCGCCTACGCCGCAACCCAACCGCAGCTCGGCGCTAGTTCCGCCCCTTTGTCTCAGGTCCATTGACCGCACCAACCCCGGCACAAAATCTCACCCTTCGTCATGTCCCAAGATCCCGCCCCCGCCGGCCGACCGTCCGTTTTCCTGAGCTACGCCTCCGAGGATCGGCCCGCCATTCGCAAGCTACGCGATGCGTTGAACGAGGCCGGAATCGACGCGTGGTATGACGAGAACGAGCTCACCGGCGGCGACGCGTGGGACGCGAAAATCCGCCGCCAAATCCGCGAGTGCACCTACTTCATGCCCGTGATCTCGACCCGGGCGAGCGCGCGGCTCGAAGGCTATTTCCGGCGCGAGTGGCGTTTCGCGCTCGAGCGCATGCTCGATATGGCCGACGACATCGTTTTCCTCCTGCCCGTCACGATCGACGAATCGACGGAGACGACTGCACGCGTCCCCGAGAAATTCGTGACGGTGCAGTGGCTGCGCGTGCCCGAGGGCGACGCCACTCCCGCGTTCCGCGAGCTCGCACGGCGGCTCGCCGCAGGCGGACCGCACCGCTTGCACCACGCGCCGACGGTCGCGCCGCGACCGGACAATCTCGCCCGCGCCCCGCAATATCTCCCGCCGCTGTCTTCCCCCGCGCCTGTCGGCCGGTGGAAAAAAACCTGGCGCGCCTGGCTCCGGCTGCCGCTCTGGGTCCGCGTCATCGGCTGGATCGTTTTCATCATTGTCGCGTTGAACGCGTGCACGCACTGCTCCTTCAGCGTGGGCAGCGCACCGCCGCCGGTCCCCGGCCGCCCGGACGAGATCGCCGCGAAGGTCAACGACTCGCTGCGCCGCCTGGAGTCCAACTCCCCGATCACGAAACGCCCGGCCGACCTTATCATCGTCACCCACTCGGCGGCGGCCAACGGCACCGGCATCACCGGCGAACTGTTCGGCAAGCTGGTCGTCCTGAGCGGCGTCCGGACAAGCCTGAGCACCATGCCGCTGAAGGACGGCGAGACACCCGCCGCCCGCGGCGCCACGCTCGGCGCGCGCCTCGTGCTGTCCTGCGCGCCCGACACGGTCGACGCAAAGCTGGTCACTCGGGTGAAAATCGAGCGCACGGCCGACGGCAGCACGGTGTGGTCGGCCGATTTTCCTGCGACCGAGAACGCCGGTGTCATCGCCCGCGAGACCTACCCGCAGATCGCGGCGTTGCTGCTCAAGAAGGACTGACGCCGCGCAAAAGCGGTTGGCGCGATCCGACCGGCGAACCGGGAGAGATCATGGCCGGCTCCCGTCGCTTGGTCTGCCGAAGAAGCGTTCCCCGCGCTCTTCTCGACCACCCAGGTCCGCCCGTTCTCGAGCCGGAAAACCGCGCCCAGCCCCCACGCCCGGAATGTGTCGACGAGCTTGGAGGAATCGTGCCGGTCGCCGGCGCACGCTTCGCCTCCAAACCGACGCGCGCCTTTCTCTGGCACTCGATCTCAGGCTTCGCCTCCGCGATCGCCTTCGCGCGCGACCGCGATGACGTGACCCGGTTCGCTCGTCGCCAATTCGGCCGCAAGCAAATCGAACGCGGCGCGTTGCTCGGGCGAGAGGTTTTCCAAGCCGGCCTTCGCCCGCTGCTCCGGCGGCAGACGTGCCCAGAAGCCCTCGCTCGCACTCACGCTCAGGGCCAGAACGCAGAACCGCAGGACGGCTTTCTTCACGGCGCGAAAGCAAGCAACGGGGAACAGCGGACTCCGCCTCTTTTCACACCGCA
This window of the Candidatus Didemnitutus sp. genome carries:
- a CDS encoding DUF4198 domain-containing protein, with the translated sequence MITTALRSLPVLTLLAAPLSAHEFWLRPATHFAAPDDTVEFALRVGMDFQGEPRPFTCELVTAFNHFTASGRSDEYSRVPATAVEPSTLSLPLAGSGTHLLAVDTIAKSITLEAEKFNDYLREDGLDRVLRLRAERGQEKSPGRELYRRCVKTLVRVGESSDTTYATRTGQRLEIVPRADPFATRPGGSLGFTVFFDDQPLAGALVRAWHRQGDKLTELPARTAADGTVAFTLPFAGDWMISVVHMVPLADAPGYDWQSYWGNLTFAIPTP
- a CDS encoding exo-alpha-sialidase, coding for MKRNLHAALLSLSLALCAHTAAAVREFPSPAPADTQESSLYTGTDGTTYLTYAGPGTAAGERALWLATLAPGAATWSAPRPIVSTKLLMENWADFASLTVGTDGQLWAQWFQKPADEDAHGYDGWCARSTDGGATWTKPAALGHEFVSLAPLSEGRVMAVWLESARVRDPNAPRVKRDPNAARPAKDPNAPYAPAMRLKARLLAPDGSTLQDWVVDPDTCTCCQTSLAHLGGDRLILAYRGHTPDEIRDNQIVFFNQNIWGPPRPLHTDGWKIPACPVNGPAADARGESLAIAWFTAADGVARVQAKVSCDGGVTFGPALAIDLGRPIGRIDLVKLADNSSLVSWLEAASKGNDAGLYVRRIFPDGSLSAPQLVAATSSVRASGFARLAARRDGDGLTAVISWTDAVPKDAANPKSPAATQVHTALIDAAALKPAPAATTSAARPRAIVRGDELALLELCEPTAPTHSSLNDSP
- a CDS encoding copper-binding protein, which translates into the protein MKLRSLLLALFSFLPAALFAADSAKNCGCACCKGKEVCCCHADEEKSAPVADAAPAPQLHPLKGLVVEVLADKSALVVKHEEVPGVMHAMTMMFRVEAETLARVKKGDAITAQMGRDAEKKWILRDVKVVAP
- a CDS encoding toll/interleukin-1 receptor domain-containing protein, which translates into the protein MSQDPAPAGRPSVFLSYASEDRPAIRKLRDALNEAGIDAWYDENELTGGDAWDAKIRRQIRECTYFMPVISTRASARLEGYFRREWRFALERMLDMADDIVFLLPVTIDESTETTARVPEKFVTVQWLRVPEGDATPAFRELARRLAAGGPHRLHHAPTVAPRPDNLARAPQYLPPLSSPAPVGRWKKTWRAWLRLPLWVRVIGWIVFIIVALNACTHCSFSVGSAPPPVPGRPDEIAAKVNDSLRRLESNSPITKRPADLIIVTHSAAANGTGITGELFGKLVVLSGVRTSLSTMPLKDGETPAARGATLGARLVLSCAPDTVDAKLVTRVKIERTADGSTVWSADFPATENAGVIARETYPQIAALLLKKD